Proteins encoded within one genomic window of Haematobia irritans isolate KBUSLIRL chromosome 5, ASM5000362v1, whole genome shotgun sequence:
- the Gr10a gene encoding gustatory receptor 10a has product MPSKLSFWEAHKAKIYVFGNIYATINGLMVINYLPKKSNKSLRYYLAEVYCHLLSFGLIIIIPIYFRWNLQYLVETKDNRWKLQLLVTFSNTFIKYCTVFVTYIANCVHGKDIRYVTKRRQSLEDEFNRMCHDLDDDDDQPQTKFEFMLLFKFVLINIMMLVQIAQIVYQYFSGSHAVKIYFQLYTFLLWNYTENMADYFYFINCSALKFIRQLKRQIEKSLNENRRYAIYYQSNRNSGLIGHLCCLLCDDLDALNHRYRKICGLYKDSVKMHQFQIFGLVLTTLISNLTNLFTLFNLLVKHKSYPITEILLNFIFSIVFYIDTYIVALISEQINIEMNSMRLIVKRFDEIIPLDWRLEETIENFALSLIMFNGRFRICGLFYLDRHLTFLTASAGLAYFITLIQFDINWSNFK; this is encoded by the exons ATGCCAAGTAAATTGAGTTTTTGGGAAGCACATAAAgccaaaatttatgtttttggaAATATATACGCAACCATCAATGGTCTTATGGTTATCAACTAtttacccaaaaaatcaaataaatcgtTAAGATATTATTTAGCTGAGGTTTATTGCCACCTACTGAGTTTTGGTCTAATCATTATTATACCTATATACTTTAGATGGAATCTTCAATATTTGGTTGAAACAAAAGATAATCGCTGGAAGCTACAATTATTAGTGACTTTTTCAAATACTTTTATCAAATATTGCACGGTTTTTGTGACATATATAGCGAATTGCGTTCATGGCAAGGATATAAGATATGTAACAAAAAGACGCCAGTCCTTGGAAGATGAATTTAATCGCATGTGTCATGATTTGGATGATGACGACGACCAACCACAgacaaaattcgaatttatgcttttatttaaatttgttttaatcaaCATCATGATGCTGGTCCAAATTGCTCAAAttgtatatcaatatttttccgGATCACATGCGGTAaagatatattttcaattatatacCTTCCTCCTATGGAATTACACCGAAAATATGGCtgactatttttattttattaattgttcGGCCTTGAAATTTATACGCCAGCTAAAGCGGCAAATTGAGAAATCTTTAAATGAGAATAGGCGTTATGCAATTTATTACCAAAGCAATAGAAATTCGGGTCTAATTGGTCATTTATGTTGTTTACTTTGTGACGATTTGGATGCCCTAAATCAtcgttataggaaaatttgtggaTTATATAAGGATAGTGTAAAAATGcatcaatttcaaatttttggccttgttCTTACGACCCTAATAAGCAATTTAACAAATCTTTTTACCCTATTCAATCTGTTGGTTAAACACAAGAGTTATCCGATTACAGAAATTCTATTGAATTTCATATTCTCAATAGTATTCTATATTGACACCTATATTGTGGCCCTAATAAGTgaacaaataaatatagaaatgaatagTATGCGATTAATCGTAAAACGATTTGACGAAATAATTCCATTAGATTGGCGTTTGGAAGAAACG attgaaaattttgcactatcTCTAATAATGTTTAATGGCCGTTTTCGTATCTGTGGATTATTTTATTTGGATCGTCATTTAACTTTCCTAACGGC
- the LOC142240903 gene encoding gustatory receptor 10a-like: MQRKSSVWEKHKTKFYIFGNIYATLHGLIVIDYFPTKTTKPIIYYLATAYCHFLSSAIIVFLPMYFVWNLQYLVETKDPRWKLQLLVNFSNTFIKYCMVVITYIANFIHYKDIRYVMKRRESLEEELNHLCRDCDEEPRTKFEFMLLFKFSTINAMLLIQIAQILYQYIMGANAVRIYFQLYTFFLWNYTENMADYFYYINCSSLKFLRQLQQQMHNILNENRNCAIYRKYKRNTGGLTGQYCCILSDRLHYLVHLYGQICYLYKDSVRMHQFQILGLILTTLISNLTNLFTLFNLLSKQSTFGPTEIVLNCIFAIAFYIDTYIVTLTSDKINMEMEILRIKVQEFSEIATLDWRLEETVRFRYC, from the coding sequence ATGCAACGTAAATCAAGTGTATGGGAAAAACAtaagaccaaattttatatttttggtaaCATATATGCAACGCTACATGGTCTAATCGTTATAGACTATTTTCCAACAAAAACAACCAAACCCATAATATACTACTTAGCAACTGCCTATTGTCATTTTCTGAGTTCAGCTATCATCGTATTCTTACCAATGTATTTTGTGTGGAATCTACAATATTTGGTTGAGACAAAAGATCCTCGATGGAAACTACAATTATTGGTTAATTTTTCAAATACGTTTATCAAATATTGTATGGTTGTAATCACATatatagccaatttcatccaTTACAAAGATATACGATATGTAATGAAAAGACGTGAGTCTTTGGAAGAAGAACTCAATCATTTGTGTCGCGATTGCGATGAGGAGCCTCGaacaaaattcgaatttatgcttttattcaaatttagcacaatcaaTGCCATGTTATTGATACAGATAGCTCAAATTCTATATCAATACATTATGGGTGCAAATGCTGTAAGAATATATTTTCAGTTGTACACCTTTTTCCTGTGGAATTATACCGAAAATATGGCTGATTACTTTTATTACATCAATTGTTCATCATTGAAATTTCTACGTCAATTACAACAACAAATGCATAATATCTTAAATGAGAATAGAAATTGTGCCATTTATCGCAAATACAAAAGGAATACAGGAGGACTAACCGGACAATATTGTTGTATACTTAGTGATCGTTTGCATTATCTTGTTCATTTATATGGTCAAATTTGTTACCTATATAAAGATAGTGTTCGTATGCATCAATTTCAAATTCTGGGCCTAATTCTTACAACTCTAATCAGCAATCTAACAAATCTATTCACCCTATTCAATCTACTATCGAAGCAAAGTACATTTGGACCTACTGAAATTGTATTGAATTGTATATTTGCCATAGCTTTCTACATCGATACATATATTGTTACACTAACAAGTGATAAAATTAATatggaaatggaaattttaCGTATAAAGGTTCAGGAGTTTAGCGAAATAGCCACATTGGATTGGAGATTGGAAGAAACGGTAAGATTTCGATATTgctaa
- the LOC142240908 gene encoding glycerol kinase, which yields MAQYGNFGPLIGVIYISNTHCKFMVYSTKNAEILTSHELKIKHIVHNAGWLEYDPNEIWKNIQDCIEVAYKNLIILEISPHDIIAVGICNMRGTILAWDKEGTILHNAIGWTDCRCQSILKTLLNNVKGNVDYLRALCGLPLSTCFSALKINWLLENVAAVKEALENDNLYVGTIDTWLMWNLTGSETCGVHSTDITNAQYTGLMNVHTLQWDKKLCDFYRIPMNILPRIRSNSEIYGYVIEGPLNNLPIASCIGDQPASLLGQLSLEAGQNVCSIDDSCFVLLNTGGEFVESENGLLSIVSYKLGPKVKPCYALEGAISNAGSTVQWLKNGLRINTEINSNDNAVEVLNTFLGESSMISSSCSSSILNECGAAARRSEITFVPAFSGLYSPYWRYDARGIILGLTSQTTAENVTQAAYEATGFQIHEILEAFKLDTHTWDWKNMKERLVFGGEYAESSQFIQYIADIVGFVLERPQTTSPHALGAMIAAGITMKVVDKKYAQFAYMPPSDAISPTTTPNRRALLYKRWEYAVKKCLNWNNYETFEADIALFAQREHDNNLHLRRSLPGSIFLTSAFVFLIVAKYLSQHNIS from the exons atggccCAATATGGAAACTTTGGTCCTTTGATTGGCGTTATTTATATTAGCAACACTCATTGCAAATTTATG gtttattcaaccaaaaatgctgaaattttgacctCACATGAATTGAAAATCAAACACATAGTACATAACGCCGGGTGGCTTGAATATGATCccaatgaaatttggaaaaatatacagGATTGTATAGAG GTAGCCTACAAGAATCTGATTATATTAGAAATTAGCCCCCATGACATCATCGCAGTGGGCATATGTAATATGAGAGGCACTATACTTGCTTGGGACAAGGAGGGTACTATTTTACATAATGCAATAG GATGGACTGATTGTCGATGTCAATCGATTTTGAAGACATTACTCAATAATGTAAAGGGAAACGTGGATTATTTAAGGGCATTGTGTGGATTACCGTTGAGCACGTGTTTCAgcgctttaaaaataaattggttACTGGAAAATGTAGCCGCTGTCAAGGAGGCTTTAGAAAATGATAATTTATATGTTGGCACCATAGACACTTGGCTAATGTGg AATCTTACTGGTTCAGAGACGTGTGGTGTTCATTCAACAGATATTACAAATGCACAATATACCGGTCTCATGAATGTTCACACACTGCAATGGGATAAGAAACTATGCGATTTCTATCGTATTCCTATGAATATACTGCCAAGAATACGTTCCAATTCAGAGATTTATGGATATGTTATAGAGGGTCCATTGAATAATCTTCCAATTGCTAGT TGTATTGGAGATCAACCTGCCTCCTTATTGGGCCAATTGTCATTAGAAGCTGGCCAAAATGTCTGTTCCATAGATGATAGTTgctttgttttattaaataccGGTGGAGAATTTGTCGAATCAGAAAATGGTCTGCTCTCAATAGTCTCATACAAATTAGGTCCTAAAGTTAAACCTTGTTATGCTTTGGAAGGCGCCATAAGTAATGCTGGCTCAACTGTGCAATGGTTAAAAAATGGTCTACGCATTAATACAGAAATCAATTCCAATGACAATGCGGTGGAAGTTTTAAATACATTTCTGGGTGAAAGTTCTATGATCTCATCGTCGTGTTCCTCAAGTATATTGAATGAATGTGGTGCTGCGGCTAGGCGTTCGGAGATAACATTTGTACCTGCCTTTTCGGGTTTATATTCGCCATATTGGCGATACGATGCAAGAGG AATTATACTTGGCCTTACTAGCCAAACCACAGCAGAAAATGTAACACAGGCAGCTTACGAGGCCACCGGTTTCCAAATTCATGAAATACTTGAAGCATTTAAACTTGATACACATACTTGGGATTGGAAAAATATGAAAGAACGCCTGGTATTTGGTGGGGAGTATGCTGAAAGTAGCCAGTTTATACAATATATAGCTGATATTGTGGGTTTTGTGTTGGAGCGTCCACAGACAACATCGCCCCATGCCTTGGGGGCAATGATAGCTGCAGGGATAACTATGAAAGTGGTAGATAAAAAATATGCTCAATTTGCCTATATGCCACCATCGGATGCAATTAGTCCAACAACAACACCGAATC GGAGGGCGTTGCTATACAAACGCTGGGAATATGCtgtgaaaaaatgtttaaattggaACAACTATGAAACATTTGAGGCAGACATAGCCCTATTTGCTCAACGTGAACATGATAATAATCTTCACTTACGTCGATCTCTGCCAGGAAGTATATTTCTGACCAGTGCATTTGTTTTTCTAATAGTAGCCAAATACCTAAGCCAGCATAATATATCGTAA
- the LOC142240909 gene encoding ankyrin repeat domain-containing protein 13C, with product MKLSKASKLSKKNKTLCINGDDSVLKATTDEKQQNSGNVIQFPKEEDTEDEDESDQFHSAPTTPTKSSYCSLKDFCTQEAKEPKQEATTSEEDIQLPLHKCIFLNDHETLKRLLEKRTENITLKDKHGNTPLHLACMLGRKKCIKLLLDYDATVKVKNNEGWTVLAEAISYGDRDTIGMLLLKLRQQSRAHLESRRASMIKGLKQIQDFYMELKWDFTSWVPLVSRMLPSDVCRIHKCGTSLRLDTTLVDFNDMRWERGDISFIFRGDHPIHHSITVLDNEFKCYQRIHYEDSDIDDEVDILMSSDILAAHMSTKSIQFARAQSGWIFREDRKEVVGGQYQSELYSVQGLVLKQRKRREHLTQDDIQKNKTMLATMSQGRRSSLSNSNSNSTDASTNGCSHTEITRRSSLPPPPKPSISWEQYINAETGKCPLLGRTPIHKQSNKSLKATVAMCKNFPLSVDMLLNILEVIAPFKHINKLREFVTLKLPPGFPVKVEIPVLHTVSAKITFQKFEFRDNISPTLFEIPENYVEDSRRFPDL from the coding sequence ATGAAACTTTCCAAGGCTTCAAAACTCTCTAAAAAGAACAAAACACTGTGCATTAATGGTGACGATAGCGTACTAAAGGCGACAACagatgaaaaacaacaaaattctgGGAATGTCATACAATTTCCCAAAGAAGAAGATACCGAGGACGAAGATGAGAGTGACCAGTTTCATTCAGCACCCACTACACCTACAAAATCGTCCTACTGTTCATTAAAAGATTTTTGTACGCAAGAAGCAAAAGAGCCCAAACAGGAGGCTACCACCAGTGAAGAAGATATACAGTTACCTTTGCATAAATGCATATTTTTAAATGACCATGAGACTTTAAAAAGGCTCTTGGAGAAAAGAACCGAAAATATAACACTTAAAGATAAACATGGTAATACACCTTTGCACTTGGCTTGTATGTTGGGGCGCAAAAAATGCATTAAATTGTTGTTGGATTATGATGCCACAGTCAAAGTGAAGAACAATGAGGGTTGGACGGTATTGGCCGAAGCGATATCATATGGTGATAGGGATACTATCGGTATGTTGTTATTAAAGCTACGACAGCAGTCCAGAGCGCATTTGGAGTCAAGACGTGCATCCATGATAAAGGGTTTGAAGCAAATTCAAGACTTCTATATGGAACTCAAatgggattttacttcttgggtgccGTTAGTGTCTAGAATGTTGCCATCCGATGTTTGCCGTATTCACAAATGTGGTACTTCATTGAGATTGGACACAACTTTGGTGGACTTCAATGATATGCGTTGGGAACGTGGTGATATATCTTTTATATTTCGTGGCGACCATCCCATACATCATTCCATTACGGTGCTGGACAACGAATTCAAGTGCTACCAACGCATTCATTATGAAGATTCCGATATTGACGATGAGGTAGATATACTGATGTCAAGTGATATCTTGGCTGCCCACATGTCCACCAAGAGTATACAATTTGCTCGGGCCCAATCCGGTTGGATATTCCGAGAGGATAGAAAAGAGGTTGTTGGGGGACAATATCAATCTGAATTGTATTCGGTGCAGGGTTTAGTATTGAAGCAGAGGAAACGTCGTGAACACTTAACCCAAGATGACattcagaaaaataaaacaatgttaGCCACAATGTCCCAAGGTCGACGCTCTAGTCTCTCGAACAGTAATAGCAATTCTACGGACGCATCGACAAATGGATGTAGTCATACAGAAATTACCAGGCGCTCCTCCTTACCACCACCCCCAAAGCCATCCATATCATGGGAACAATATATAAATGCGGAGACTGGCAAATGTCCACTTTTGGGTCGTACACCCATTCATAAACAATCAAATAAATCCCTTAAGGCCACTGTTGCAATGTGCAAAAACTTCCCCCTATCCGTTGATATGTTGTTAAACATTCTCGAGGTTATAGCTCCGTTCAAGCACATCAATAAATTGCGTGAATTTGTCACCCTAAAGCTGCCACCAGGATTTCCCGTAAAAGTTGAAATACCAGTTTTACATACGGTTAGCGCCAAAATCACATTTCAAAAGTTTGAATTTCGTGATAATATATCACCGACTCTCTTTGAAATTCCCGAAAATTATGTGGAGGATTCCCGACGGTTTCCCGACTTATGA
- the pAbp gene encoding poly(A) binding protein: MASLYVGDLHQDINESGLFDKFSLAGPVMSIRVCRDIITRRSLGYAYVNFQQPADAERALDTMNFDLIRNKPIRIMWSQRDPSLRRSGIGNVFIKNLDKTIDNKAIYDTFSAFGNILSCKVATDDKGVSKGYGFVHFETEEAANSAIEKVNGMLLNGKKVYVGKFIPRKEREKELGEKAKLFTNVYVKNFTDDIDDEKLKEMFEPYGKITSYKVMTKDDGKSKCFGFVAFETTEAAEAAVEALNGKETSEGKTLYVARAQKKAERQQELKRKFEELKKKRQESVFGVNLYVKNLDDSIDDERLRKEFSLFGTITSAKVMTDEEGRSKGFGFVCFVAPNEATCAVTELNGRVIGSKPLYVALAQRKEVRKAHLATQYMRHMGGMRMQTLGQMFQPAAAGGYLVPTMAPGQRFFGPQMPTAMRNTPRWAGQVPRPVGSAQGVAQAAPAAGGFQNPAMAGAGGAQYRPQNAAAAARGQQQGVQGAHAGAGNSMRNSSARAITGQQTIPATANMPMAGAPIPAGGQQRAANYKYNTNVRNPAVQQVPAQPKVQQMHQKGGQDKLLASMLANATPQEQKQLLGERLYPMIERMHQSMAGKITGMLLEIENSELLHMIEDVDALKAKVEEAVAVLQVHNVRETVQTN, from the exons CCGAACGTGCCCTAGATACCATGAATTTTGATTTGATTCGTAACAAACCAATTCGTATTATGTGGTCTCAACGCGATCCCTCATTGCGCCGCTCCGGTATTGGTAATGTTTTCATTAAGAACTTGGACAAGACCATTGACAACAAAGCCATTTACGATACATTTTCGGCCTTTGGCAATATATTGAGTTGTAAAGTTGCCACCGATGATAAGGGTGTCTCTAAGGGTTATGGATTTGTACATTTCGAGACAGAAGAAGCTGCCAACAGTGCTATTGAAAAAGTCAATGGTATGTTGTTGAATGGTAAAAAAGTCTATGTTGGCAAATTTATTCCACGCAAAGAACGTGAGAAGGAACTTGGCGAAAAGGCAAAACTCTTCACCAACGTATATGTCAAGAACTTCACCGACGACATTGATGATGAAAAGCTTAAGGAAATGTTTGAACCTTATGGCAAAATTACCAGCTACAAAGTTATGACCAAAGATGATGGCAAAAGCAAATGCTTTGGTTTTGTGGCCTTTGAGACAACAGAAGCAGCTGAGGCGGCTGTCGAAGCTCTTAATGGCAAGGAAACAAGTGAAGGCAAGACCCTTTATGTAGCTCGTGCTCAAAAGAAGGCTGAACGACAACAAGAACTCAAACGCAAGTTTGAAGAATTGAAGAAGAAACGCCAAGAGTCGGTGTTTGGTGTCAATTTGTATGTAAAGAATTTGGATGACTCCATTGATGATGAACGTCTCCGCAAGGAGTTCTCATTATTCGGCACCATCACATCGGCTAAGGTTATGACCGATGAAGAAGGCCGTTCAAAGGGTTTTGGTTTCGTGTGTTTCGTTGCTCCCAACGAGGCTACATGCGCTGTTACAGAATTGAATGGTCGTGTCATTGGCTCCAAGCCCTTGTACGTTGCCTTGGCTCAGCGCAAGGAAGTTCGTAAAGCTCATTTGGCCACACAATATATGCGCCATATGGGTGGCATGCGCATGCAGACTCTTGGACAAATGTTCCAGCCTGCCGCCGCAGGTGGTTACCTCGTTCCTACCATGGCGCCAGGACAACGCTTCTTCGGTCCACAAATGCCAACAGCAATGCGTAATACACCTCGTTGGGCTGGTCAAGTGCCTCGTCCCGTTGGCAGTGCCCAAGGCGTGGCTCAAGCTGCTCCCGCTGCTGGTGGCTTCCAAAATCCAGCTATGGCTGGCGCTGGCGGTGCCCAATACCGTCCACAAAATGCTGCTGCCGCTGCTCGTGGTCAACAACAAGGTGTTCAAGGAGCTCATGCAGGCGCTGGAAATTCAATGCGCAACAGTAGTGCCCGTGCTATCACTGGTCAACAAACTATTCCAGCAACTGCAAATATGCCGATGGCTGGCGCTCCAATTCCAGCTGGAGGTCAACAACGTGCTGCCAACTACAAATACAATACAAATGTACGCAATCCAGCCGTACAACAAGTACCAGCACAACCCAAGGTTCAACAGATGCACCAAAAGGGCG GTCAAGACAAACTTTTGGCATCTATGTTGGCCAATGCTACTCCCCAAGAGCAAAAGCAACTTTTGGGCGAACGTTTGTATCCAATGATCGAACGTATGCATCAAAGTATGGCTGGTAAAATCACAGGCATGTTGCTGGAAATTGAGAATTCTGAACTCTTGCACATGATTGAAGATGTTGATGCCCTTAAGGCTAAGGTTGAAGAAGCTGTTGCTGTTTTGCAAGTTCACAATGTCCGTGAAACTGTACAAACCAACTAA